In Drechmeria coniospora strain ARSEF 6962 chromosome 03, whole genome shotgun sequence, the DNA window CTCGTCGAGCGGGTTTGAGACGAAGGACCAGTCAAAGTCCAACACCGCCGTGATTCTCTTGCTGTCTTTGTCAAACAAAAGGTTATTCATGGCTGCGGCAGGTCAGTCAATTGACTTTTTTCCCCCACTTTCCAATGACAAGTCATGAGCCGCGAACATACTAAAGTCTCCGTGTACCAGGCCCTTTCGCTGCAAGTCGACGCCAGCGAGCGTCTTCTCCAGGCCACCACTGTTGAGGAAATTTTCAATCCTCTTGTCGACGCCATTGCTCTTCCAGCCCTGAATAACGGCGCTTTCGGCAGCTCGGTCGAGATGGCCGCGCAGCCTCGCAGCCCTCCAGTTGGCATACGAGTCTACTGGCGCCCCCTTCCTGAGAGTCGCTTCCCCGCTCACAATTTGCCCGCTCGTGTTGAAGGTGAGCCCGCCAAACTTTGTGACATTCTCGGGCAACTTCGCAGCCTGGATGGCGCCAAGCGCGGCAGCTACCTGCTCCAGCACCATCTCCTTGTCCTCAGCTCCGAGGGACGAGAACTCCGTATCCAAGTCCACACCGCTTCTCAGCTCCGACATGATCCAGCCGAAAGCGGTTTCATTCGCCTCATCGTTTGTTGTCGTCGGTGCCCAAGCGTATATGGCAGGCACCAGCGGCGGGAGGCCCGCTTCCGACATGGACTGACGAACGAGATGCTGGACCGCCACGTCGTTCTCGACACGGTTAGTGTTGTTCACATCTGATGCACATGGGTTGCTAAGCTTGACGACGAGTGCGGAAAGGCCGTCGGAGGGCGCCTTGGTCGTGCCAGGCTGCGTGCCTGGAAGGaaagccgacgaggcgggcgtAGCCAGATCGACTCGGAACAGATAATTGTTGTACGGGTATGCATACTGCTCACTgtacgccatcgtcgagatCTTGGACGGCTGCAGGGGCGAGTGAGAATCTCTATTTCCTACCGCCGCGTCGAATACGAACCTGTAGCCCATGGTCGCGGACGAGTTTCTCAACGGCCGCGAGACGGCGGTCATAGCCCAGCAGGTGACTAATGACAGCCATGGCTACCTTTGGCGAGTTCCCTCTGGCATAGAAGAGGAGATCAAGTAGAAAGTAAACGGATGGACCACGATGCGAGAGACACGTGGGCGTTGAGTGGCAGGATGATGAAGCAGAAATGAAAGTTGAGGTCAGAGACGGAGGACTCCGAGTGAGATGTAGGTGCTGGTCGGTGTAAGTTTTAGCTGGAGCAAATGCGGCCCGCCCGAGCCGTGATGACTGAAACGTACACTGAAAATTTCAAAGCTCGAACACCGACATATTGTTCAAGGGCACAGGAACGTCAGCTGTCAGAAACTAGGCTCTCACGTTCCCGTTGCTGTAGCCAACACCGATCATATTCATCATGAACATGAAACAAGGCAATGGATGGATTCAACAGCGATAGGCGTAGGTTAGGATGACACATGACGGAaatatacttgtacagtactttgacTCTGTGAGATAACGAGGCCTTTGTTTCTGATCCGC includes these proteins:
- a CDS encoding Protein kinase-like domain protein, with product MAVISHLLGYDRRLAAVEKLVRDHGLQPSKISTMAYSEQYAYPYNNYLFRVDLATPASSAFLPGTQPGTTKAPSDGLSALVVKLSNPCASDVNNTNRVENDVAVQHLVRQSMSEAGLPPLVPAIYAWAPTTTNDEANETAFGWIMSELRSGVDLDTEFSSLGAEDKEMVLEQVAAALGAIQAAKLPENVTKFGGLTFNTSGQIVSGEATLRKGAPVDSYANWRAARLRGHLDRAAESAVIQGWKSNGVDKRIENFLNSGGLEKTLAGVDLQRKGLVHGDFTMNNLLFDKDSKRITAVLDFDWSFVSNPLDEFLSSLFDVGGQIDLDNSELDAAILSGDFSTPTKLEDEAGKKWEAARAWNATAKRNGVLTPSEIQGARQIVDLLRFQNLLCPYSLANESYVKKMGEEKTTERRVQTEADIVQWLSNHGF